From the Candidatus Saccharibacteria bacterium genome, the window ATGCTTTAGTCTGATACCTTTCCCTGAATTATACCTGAGAACACTCTGACTGGCATTGTGTAATGTGTGCGTTCTTATGAACGGAGCGAAAATATTCTCCTCAGCGCTGTTATCCCCGTCCTGAGCCTGTCATTCCCGCGCAGGCGGGAATCCATGCGCTTATACAACCGTCTGTGCATTCACTAAACCTCACAGCCTCACTAACCCTCTCAATTCCTGCAGGCTCCCGCACCTGCCAAGCGGCTCATTTTGTACGGACAAAATGAGAGTAAACCGCCGGGGAGAATGCAAACGACCGGCTTACTTGCCCATGACTGCTTGCTTGTTTGGCTTGTGCAGAACTCACTGCACTTTGTTTCGTTCAAACAGCTTCCGCGCGCAAGCAACCAAGCAGCCATGGGCAAATCAGTCGTTATGCAGCTACGTTCCGTAGCCTCGGAACTTCTACCATGAAAGCATAGCTTCCAGGTGAAGATTCCCTTGCGACCCGCCACAGGCGGCTCTCACCCGGTTTCCCAAGAATCACCCCTTACTGCATCAAGAAAAGTACTCACCGTAGACCTCTCTGGCATAACCGTATCATGCGCTACTGTAAACTAGCGGCCTGAGACTGCGCCTTGAACGTTGGTTGCTGGGCGTTTGGCATTTGCTCATTGAAAATTGACTCAAAATTGTAGACTGAAAACGAAATTACAAACACCCCGGGTGAAACTACCAAGGGTGTTTGTGGCGGATGCGGTGAAATTACTGGTTGACTTTCGTGTTGGCATTTTGCGAAGAATCACCTCGTTTGTGGTCGCCACGTGGTCCACCGGGGCCTCCCGGGCCGCCGTGACCGCGCCCGCCGCCAAAGACGAGGTAGCGGTAGTCGGTCGATATGCCGTTGTCGCTAAACCACTTATCGAGAGCGGTGCGTTCAGCATCCATAGCTGCTTTTCGCTCGGCGTCGGTTTTGCTATCCATGCTGGCGCGGTTGGCCTCACGGGTTTTTTGCAGTTCGGCACGCTTGGCAGTGATGGCATCGGCTTGCGCTTGGGTAAGCTTGCCGTCTTTCACCAGAGTAGCGAGTTCAGTTTTCACTTCTGCTTCACGCTGGGCTTTCATTTCGGCGCGGTTGGCGTCAAACACTGACTGCACATCACTTTCTTTCAGGTTAAATTTCTTCGCAATGGCGCTGACGAGGCCCGACATAGGGTGGGAGCCATTGTTTTGCGTGGCGGCGCTTGCCATACCGAGTCCGGTGAGTCCGGTGACGGCCACCATAGCAGCGACGCCTGCGGTTACTAACGATTTCTTCATGGGCATTCTCCTTTACGGTTGATATGTGTTGCAACTGCCGTATGATACCCATGTTTCATGAGAGCTTCCTGAGACACTCACTGCTTGAGGTTATGGTTATGCAGTGCTACGATGAATGTAAGGAGATTCTTTGCGATGGGCCAAGAAGACGCCAAAAACAAACACATCGTTATCATTGGCGCCGGAACTACCGGCATAATGGTTGCAAATAAGCTGGTGAAGTCTGGCCACCATGTAACGGTTATTGACCCGGCTAAAACACATTACTATCAGCCCGGCTTTCTGTTTGTCCCGTTTGGGCAGTACCAGTTGAACCAGCTGAGAAAGCCACTTGTTCGCCTGCTCCGAAAAAGGGTTAATCACCTTCGAGCCGTGGTGCAAAGCCTGCAGCCTGCCGAGAAAACACTGCAACTCGACTCGGGTGAGTGTGTTCGCTACGATGTTTTGGTTATAGCCACGGGTACACAAACAGACCCAACCATGACGGAAGGGCTTGTGGGTGAGGGCTGGCGCAAAGACATTCACGATTACTACACTCCCGATGGTGCCGAGGCGCTACGCCAGGCTCTTCAGAAGTTTCAGGGTGGCAACCTGGTTGTGCAGATTATGGAAATGCCTATCAAATGCCCAGTCGCGCCCCTGGAGTTCACCTTCTTGGCAGATGATTACTTCAAGCGCCGTAAGATGCGCGAGAAAGTAAAGTTAACATACGTAACGCCGCTTCCCGGGGCTTTCACCAAGCCAGTCGCCGCTGCCAAGCTTAGCCACATGCTCTCAGACCGTAGCGTCGAAGTGGTAACAGATTTTCTTACCGAAAAGGTGGACCAAGCAGCCAAAAAAGTCGTGTGTTACGATGGCCGCGAAGTGCCGTATGACCTGCTTGTTTGCGTGCCTATGAACGTTGGTGCGAAGTTTTTGCAAGGCAATGAGCTCGTGAATGATGTGGAGTTTGTGGAAGTAAATCACCACAGCCTACAGTCTACTAAGTACCCACATATTTTTGCTATAGGCGACGCCGCTGATGTACCAACAAGTAAGGCGGGGTCGGTCGGGCACTTCGAGGCTCACACACTCCGGCGAAACATCGACCACTTTTTGGCTGGTCGCCCAGTGGAAGAAACATTTGATGGCCACAGTAATTGCTTTGTAGAATGTGGCGGTGGTAAGGCGCTGCTGCTTGATTTTAACTACGACACGCAGCCATACGAAGGTACCTTCCCGTTTGCAGGCATTGGCCCGATGAAGCTGCTTAACCCCAGCCGGTTGAACCACTGGGGGAAACTGGCTTTTCGCTGGATCTACTGGCACATGCTTTTGCCTGGCCGCAGGATTCCGTTTATCCCTGAACAAATGAGTTTGAAAGGGAAGAATATTCCAGCCGATACTAGAGTATCAGAGAGTTATGAGACAAGAGACATGAGTCAAGATGTACCGGCGCAATCCCAGGTGAAACCACCAGAGGAAAATGAACCATCCCAGGTGGAACAACCACAAGTTTCTAGTGTGCCAAATGAACAACCAAATCAACTAAATCAACCGAAGGAGGGTGGTCGTGAATAAAACCATTGCTGGCCAAGAAGTCGATGTCGACGTAGAAGGCTACATGACGAACAAAGATGCCTGGAACGGCGAAATTGCCACGGCAATTGCTGCGGAACTGGGCATACATGAACTTTCGCAAAAGCACTGGGATGTGCTGAACTGGCTCCGTGAACAGGTTGCGCAAGGGGTTGAACTCAACATTCGCAAAGTTGGTAGTTCCGGAATTGTCGACATAAAGGAGTTCTACCAGCTGTTTCCCGGCGGCCCACTAAAAAATGCCAGCAAAATTGCCGGATTACATAAACCAACAAGCTGTCTGTAGGAGGCACTATGTCAGAACAACACCCGCACAAAACTGAACACACTGGCCACGAAATGTGTCATGTCTGCAACCAATGCAAAGACTGTCATGCCTGCCGCTGCGAAACGCAGCAGGGCCCAGCACTGAAAAAAATGATGATTATTGTGAGCAAGGCAGGTATAGACAGCGTGTACGCCGCGCTCATCCTGGCGAACGGCGCTCGCAGCGAAGGCATAGAGTGCGACATGTTCTTTACGTTCTTTGGCCTCGACGCCATCACCAAAAAACGCATGGAGCACTTAAAGGTTGCTATGAGTGGTAACCCAGGTATGCATATGCCGGAAATTGCCGGGGTCGTACCTGGCATGGAGACCTTTGCAACACACATGATGCAAAAGCGCATGGCCGAGCTTGATATACCGGGCGTAAGCGAATTCCTCGACATTATCAAGGCGGCTGGCGGGCACGTGTATGCCTGCAAGCTTGCCATGGAAATGTTTAAACTAGAACAAAGCGACCTGTGGGATGACACGGACGGCGTGCTTACCGTCGGCCAGTTTTACGAACGCTATGTGCCAGGTAGCCAAATCATCTTTATCTAGCACGAATTTCGCACCAGCCAGCCTCCCGCCCAGCGAAGTTGGC encodes:
- a CDS encoding NAD(P)/FAD-dependent oxidoreductase translates to MGQEDAKNKHIVIIGAGTTGIMVANKLVKSGHHVTVIDPAKTHYYQPGFLFVPFGQYQLNQLRKPLVRLLRKRVNHLRAVVQSLQPAEKTLQLDSGECVRYDVLVIATGTQTDPTMTEGLVGEGWRKDIHDYYTPDGAEALRQALQKFQGGNLVVQIMEMPIKCPVAPLEFTFLADDYFKRRKMREKVKLTYVTPLPGAFTKPVAAAKLSHMLSDRSVEVVTDFLTEKVDQAAKKVVCYDGREVPYDLLVCVPMNVGAKFLQGNELVNDVEFVEVNHHSLQSTKYPHIFAIGDAADVPTSKAGSVGHFEAHTLRRNIDHFLAGRPVEETFDGHSNCFVECGGGKALLLDFNYDTQPYEGTFPFAGIGPMKLLNPSRLNHWGKLAFRWIYWHMLLPGRRIPFIPEQMSLKGKNIPADTRVSESYETRDMSQDVPAQSQVKPPEENEPSQVEQPQVSSVPNEQPNQLNQPKEGGRE
- a CDS encoding DsrE/DsrF/DrsH-like family protein gives rise to the protein MCHVCNQCKDCHACRCETQQGPALKKMMIIVSKAGIDSVYAALILANGARSEGIECDMFFTFFGLDAITKKRMEHLKVAMSGNPGMHMPEIAGVVPGMETFATHMMQKRMAELDIPGVSEFLDIIKAAGGHVYACKLAMEMFKLEQSDLWDDTDGVLTVGQFYERYVPGSQIIFI
- a CDS encoding TusE/DsrC/DsvC family sulfur relay protein; translation: MNKTIAGQEVDVDVEGYMTNKDAWNGEIATAIAAELGIHELSQKHWDVLNWLREQVAQGVELNIRKVGSSGIVDIKEFYQLFPGGPLKNASKIAGLHKPTSCL